A single genomic interval of Lathyrus oleraceus cultivar Zhongwan6 chromosome 7, CAAS_Psat_ZW6_1.0, whole genome shotgun sequence harbors:
- the LOC127103519 gene encoding uncharacterized protein LOC127103519, with amino-acid sequence MTSSYKENKRRNMEQFAERAVDVGNQYKSEQEFKSRDQMLQWIRMEASKLGFGVVIGRSDNGSDRICAFVTMTYERSGNIKLLSGFSKETTLVQENLMLEEKGCIADMTLNLVQPKNILATLKWKKPENISNSKQVYNIRYQTNKALMGDRTEMLQLLKLLDDNSYMSRYRTCDDGFTVRDIFWTHPDSIKLFNTFPTVLILDSTCKTNKYRLPLLEMVGVTSTKKTYSVGFAFLECDKKDNFTWALEVCHTLLKDQGDVPKVIVTDHNTSLIKLVAKVFPSSNALLYRYHLTKNARSQVKPTVGTKEIESEDGKMVKVKEKIICARTDNVRHLRNTTTNKVESAHATLKIWLGNSSDNAKYGFTIVKIDGLPCACVIAKKVKLGSPIRMDEVCIHWKRLRFDDDGVMNDGKYNISILTEWEVIQDIFLKFDDNMKLHIKEQLRKIAYPETTDMKPPSQPI; translated from the exons gcgGTAGATGTTGGCAACCAATATAAAAGCGAGCAAGAGTTTAAATCTCGTGATCAAATGCTTCAATGGATTCGTATGGAGGCCTCTAAACTTGGATTTGGTGTGGTTATTGGAAGGTCTGATAATGGTTCAGATAGAATATGCGCTTTTGTCACAATGACGTATGAAAGAAGTGGAAATATAAAACTCCTCTCCGGATTTTCAAAAGAGACGACACTGGTTCAAGAAAAT CTCATGCTGGAAGAGAAGGGATGCATTGCTGACATGACATTGAATTTGGTTCAACCTAAAAACATACTTGCAACATTGAAATGGAAGAAACCTGAAAATATATCAAATAGCAAGCAAGTGTATAATATTCGGTATCAAACTAACAAGGCGCTTATGGGGGATAGAACTGAAATGCTACAACTCTTGAAATTGTTGGATGACAACAGTTACATGTCTAGGTACCGAACGTGCGATGATGGATTTACTgttagagatatattttggactcatccTGATTCCATAAAGTTGTTTAACACGTTTCCTACTGTGCTCATACTTGATTCAACCTGCAAGACGAATAAGTATAGACTTCCATTATTGGAGATGGTTGGTGTTACCTCAACTAAGAAGACATATTCTGTTGGGTTTGCATTTCTTGAGTGTGACAAAAAGGACAATTTTACTTGGGCCTTAGAGGTGTGTCATACATTGTTGAAGGACCAAGGTGATGTGCCTAAAGTGATTGTTACCGATCACAATACCTCCTTGATAAAATTGGTAGCAAAGGTATTTCCTTCTTCTAATGCATTACTTTATAGGTATCACCTAACAAAGAATGCGAGAAGTCAAGTTAAACCCACGGTAGGGACGAAAGAGATAGAGTCTGAAGATGGAAAAATGGTGAAG GTGAAGGAGAAAATTATTTGTGCAAGGACTGATAATGTTAGACACCTTAGAAATACAACAACTAACAAAGTTGAGTCTGCCCATGCTACTTTGAAAATTTGGTTGGGAAATA GCTCCGATAATGCAAAGTATGGATTCACAATTGTGAAAATAGATGGTCTCCCATGTGCTTGTGTTATTGCAAAAAAAGTGAAACTTGGTAGCCCAATAAGAATGGATGAGGTTTGCATTCATTGGAAGAGACTtaggtttgatgatgatggtgtcaTGAATGATGGTAAATATAATATCTCTATTTTGACCGAATGGGAAGTGATACAAGATATATTTTTGAAATTCGACGACAACATGAAACTCCATATCAAAGAACAGTTGAGGAAGATTGCCTATCCGGAAACCACCGACATGAAACCACCCTCTCAACCAATATAA